Proteins from a single region of Balneola sp. MJW-20:
- a CDS encoding cation:proton antiporter: protein MSEYILIGLASVIALGISAQWIAWKFKLPAILMLLGFGIVAGPVTGLLDPDKLMGDILTPFVSISVAIILFEGGLSLRMSEFRQIGGVVIKLITIGILITWTLAAYFAWLFLDLGLELSILFGAVLIVTGPTVIIPLLRQVRPTERAGSVLKWEGIVNDPIGAMMAVFVFEIILAGGFANISGKAGLIIVATIAYGTLFGMIGAAILYFMLKKHWIPDFLQNPFTLMVVIGVFAISNTIQHESGLLAVTAMGVLLANQKNVRIKHIIEFKENLQVLLISTLFILLASRLKVEHLGYFNWGTAAFLGALFFVVRPLSIYISSIGSNINFKERTFLAWMAPRGIVAAAISAIFALRLEQEGYAAAEQLVPLTFFVIIATVTIYGLTANPVARWLGVAKPQPRGVLLLGAHNWSRMMADALNNLGYKVLVADSNWENISKARKMGLNTYYGNVLSEYAMDEINIDGIGRLLALTPNDEVNSLSAIRFSELFGTSEVYQLAPSSSAYGRETELTDHLSGRILFSNDMSFAKINDMVDNGAVVKNTPLTPEFTFKDYRNLYREDSLPLFLISQNENVEPFAVDNPPSPQPGDTIVALVTSDFDELRPTQTVNDTEPKPELPD, encoded by the coding sequence ATGAGTGAATACATTCTGATAGGGCTTGCAAGTGTGATTGCACTGGGGATCTCCGCACAGTGGATCGCCTGGAAATTCAAATTACCCGCTATTCTGATGCTGCTTGGATTTGGTATTGTAGCAGGTCCCGTTACCGGACTGCTCGATCCGGATAAACTAATGGGTGATATACTTACACCATTCGTATCTATTTCAGTAGCTATCATCCTGTTTGAGGGCGGTTTAAGCCTGCGTATGTCCGAATTCCGACAGATCGGCGGAGTGGTCATCAAACTTATTACCATTGGTATATTGATCACCTGGACACTGGCTGCATACTTTGCCTGGTTATTCCTGGACCTGGGACTTGAACTCTCCATTTTGTTCGGTGCGGTTTTGATCGTAACCGGACCCACAGTGATCATCCCTCTGCTGCGGCAGGTAAGACCGACCGAAAGGGCCGGGTCCGTTCTGAAATGGGAAGGGATCGTAAATGACCCTATCGGTGCGATGATGGCGGTCTTTGTATTTGAGATCATTCTGGCCGGTGGCTTTGCCAATATTTCCGGAAAGGCCGGGCTAATCATTGTTGCAACCATAGCATACGGAACCCTTTTCGGTATGATCGGTGCAGCTATTCTCTACTTTATGCTCAAAAAGCACTGGATCCCGGATTTTCTACAAAACCCATTTACCCTGATGGTGGTGATCGGGGTCTTTGCTATTTCTAATACGATTCAGCACGAATCGGGTCTTCTTGCAGTTACGGCCATGGGTGTTCTGCTTGCCAATCAAAAAAATGTACGGATCAAGCATATCATTGAGTTTAAGGAAAACCTGCAGGTCCTGCTGATCTCCACACTCTTTATATTACTTGCATCCCGCCTGAAAGTTGAGCATCTGGGTTACTTTAACTGGGGTACTGCTGCATTCCTGGGTGCCTTATTCTTTGTGGTGCGACCACTCTCAATCTATATTTCCTCCATCGGGTCTAATATCAATTTCAAGGAAAGAACTTTTCTGGCCTGGATGGCACCAAGAGGGATCGTAGCTGCAGCTATTTCTGCGATCTTTGCACTGAGGCTTGAACAGGAAGGCTATGCAGCTGCTGAGCAGCTGGTACCGCTGACCTTCTTTGTGATCATCGCTACGGTTACCATATATGGTCTGACTGCTAATCCGGTCGCCCGATGGCTGGGTGTGGCCAAACCTCAACCCCGCGGAGTGCTTTTACTGGGAGCGCATAACTGGTCGCGCATGATGGCTGATGCACTCAACAACCTGGGTTATAAGGTGTTGGTAGCCGATTCAAACTGGGAGAATATTTCCAAGGCCCGTAAAATGGGACTTAATACCTATTACGGAAACGTCCTTTCAGAGTATGCAATGGATGAGATCAATATTGACGGCATTGGTCGCTTGCTGGCACTTACCCCGAACGACGAGGTAAACTCTCTATCTGCTATACGCTTTTCCGAATTATTCGGGACTTCCGAGGTCTATCAGCTGGCTCCCTCTTCTTCTGCATACGGAAGGGAAACCGAACTGACCGACCACCTGAGCGGCAGGATCTTATTCAGTAATGATATGAGTTTCGCTAAGATCAACGACATGGTCGACAATGGTGCAGTGGTTAAAAACACTCCGCTTACTCCGGAATTTACTTTTAAGGATTACCGTAATCTATACCGGGAAGATTCACTCCCGTTATTCCTGATCTCTCAGAATGAGAATGTGGAGCCATTTGCTGTGGACAATCCTCCATCCCCTCAGCCAGGAGATACGATCGTTGCTTTAGTTACCAGTGATTTTGATGAATTAAGGCCGACACAAACAGTAAATGATACTGAACCAAAGCCTGAGCTTCCCGACTAA
- a CDS encoding NAD(P)/FAD-dependent oxidoreductase: MKRTAIIGGGAAGFFAAISAKHHHPDAEVILFEKSPSLLSKVKISGGGRCNVTHNCFKISELVKYYPRGEKSLKKVFGYFSPTDTIQWFRERGVETKTESDGRMFPVTDDSQTIIDALTREANKLGVKIRTRQPVQKIIPQSGNGFELSLKKGQQEFFDKVIVATGGSPRSSGFNWLRELGHSIAEPVPSLFTFNMPDETIKELMGVVADPVSLKIMGSRLRSEGPLLITHWGMSGPAVLKLSAFGARELAEKNYDFKVLVNWTGNTSEQEIRQILKEAEDQNPKKKIANVNPFGLPGRLWEFLVEKLDLPEDMIWMNMGKKNINRLLHLLTNDEYQVRGKTTFKEEFVTCGGVELSEVDFKTMESRVVPGLYFAGEVLDVDGVTGGFNFQAAWSTGYVAGKLA, encoded by the coding sequence ATGAAACGAACCGCTATCATCGGCGGGGGCGCTGCGGGTTTTTTTGCTGCGATCTCTGCCAAACATCATCATCCGGACGCTGAGGTCATCCTCTTTGAAAAATCTCCTTCTTTGCTCTCCAAAGTTAAGATCTCGGGAGGAGGGCGCTGTAATGTGACTCATAACTGCTTTAAGATCAGCGAACTGGTGAAATACTATCCCAGAGGTGAGAAGTCACTGAAGAAAGTATTCGGGTATTTCTCTCCGACCGATACTATTCAATGGTTCAGGGAACGAGGAGTGGAGACCAAGACCGAGTCAGACGGGCGTATGTTTCCGGTAACTGATGATTCTCAGACTATCATAGATGCACTGACCCGCGAAGCCAATAAACTTGGAGTAAAGATCAGAACACGGCAGCCGGTACAGAAAATTATTCCTCAATCCGGAAACGGATTTGAACTCAGCCTTAAAAAAGGACAGCAGGAATTCTTCGATAAAGTGATCGTGGCTACGGGAGGAAGCCCCAGATCATCGGGATTCAACTGGCTGAGAGAATTGGGTCATTCTATAGCTGAACCGGTTCCTTCACTCTTTACCTTCAATATGCCGGATGAAACCATAAAAGAACTAATGGGCGTAGTAGCTGATCCCGTAAGCCTGAAGATCATGGGAAGCAGACTTCGGAGTGAAGGTCCGCTGCTGATCACTCATTGGGGAATGAGCGGTCCGGCGGTCTTGAAGCTCTCAGCCTTTGGTGCCAGAGAACTGGCCGAAAAGAATTATGATTTCAAAGTTCTGGTTAACTGGACCGGCAATACCTCCGAGCAGGAGATCCGGCAGATTCTAAAAGAGGCAGAAGATCAGAACCCAAAGAAAAAAATCGCTAATGTGAATCCATTCGGATTGCCGGGCCGGCTGTGGGAATTCCTGGTTGAAAAACTGGATCTGCCGGAAGATATGATCTGGATGAATATGGGTAAGAAAAACATCAACCGGCTCTTGCATCTGCTTACCAATGATGAGTATCAGGTGCGGGGTAAGACCACTTTTAAAGAAGAATTTGTGACTTGTGGAGGAGTGGAATTATCGGAAGTGGATTTTAAGACCATGGAAAGTCGCGTAGTTCCGGGACTCTATTTCGCCGGCGAGGTACTGGATGTGGATGGAGTAACCGGTGGGTTTAATTTTCAGGCAGCGTGGAGTACGGGGTATGTGGCAGGCAAGCTTGCTTAA
- the lysA gene encoding diaminopimelate decarboxylase: MFPREVVSALKSRQTPYYYYDLDLLRATLEEIQKTGLSRGYHIHFALKANHQKRILKVIREYGLGADCVSGGEVAQAIKCGFDPKDVVFAGVGKSDQEIELGLKEGIDCFNVESKQELSVINELAAEHGKTARVALRLNPNVDADTHRYITTGLKENKFGINQEDLDEVLELIPKFDHIELVGIHFHIGSQIQKLEPFRELCHRANELSNYIEDKGFNLPVINVGGGFGIDYKAPTSNPIPDFEHFFALFEEHLQLKDHQELHFELGRSVVGQCGSLITKVLYTKSGREKNFAIVDAGMTELIRPALYQASHGIDVLEPGEEKATYDVVGPVCESSDTFRTDVEIPKVERGDLIAIRSAGAYGEVMRSGYNLRTAFPSLYSDDIRG; encoded by the coding sequence ATGTTTCCCAGAGAAGTCGTTAGCGCTCTGAAGAGTCGCCAGACACCCTATTACTATTATGACCTGGACCTGCTCAGAGCTACCCTCGAAGAGATACAGAAAACCGGTTTATCCAGAGGATACCACATACATTTTGCTCTGAAAGCTAATCATCAGAAAAGGATACTGAAGGTCATCCGGGAATACGGACTGGGAGCAGATTGTGTCAGCGGCGGGGAAGTTGCACAGGCCATTAAATGCGGTTTTGATCCTAAAGACGTGGTATTTGCCGGTGTGGGTAAAAGTGATCAGGAAATCGAACTGGGGCTAAAGGAAGGAATTGACTGCTTCAATGTAGAATCGAAGCAGGAACTCTCGGTGATCAATGAATTAGCAGCAGAGCATGGAAAGACAGCCCGGGTTGCTCTTCGTCTGAATCCTAATGTGGATGCCGACACACACCGATATATTACCACAGGACTTAAAGAAAACAAGTTCGGGATCAATCAGGAAGATCTGGATGAAGTACTGGAACTGATACCTAAGTTCGATCACATAGAGCTGGTCGGTATTCATTTTCATATCGGATCACAGATACAAAAACTGGAACCCTTCCGTGAGCTATGTCACCGGGCCAACGAATTAAGTAATTATATTGAGGATAAAGGATTTAATCTCCCGGTCATTAATGTAGGCGGTGGGTTTGGGATAGATTATAAGGCACCGACCAGCAATCCCATACCGGATTTTGAACATTTCTTCGCGCTATTTGAAGAACACCTGCAACTAAAAGATCATCAGGAGCTGCATTTTGAACTGGGCCGCTCTGTAGTTGGCCAGTGCGGCAGTCTGATCACCAAAGTACTATATACTAAATCCGGCCGGGAAAAGAACTTTGCTATTGTTGATGCAGGAATGACCGAGCTGATCCGGCCTGCCCTTTATCAGGCTAGTCACGGTATTGATGTCCTGGAGCCGGGAGAAGAAAAAGCTACTTATGATGTGGTCGGACCAGTATGCGAAAGCTCAGATACTTTCCGTACCGATGTGGAGATCCCGAAAGTAGAACGCGGAGACCTGATCGCGATCCGAAGCGCCGGAGCCTACGGAGAGGTCATGCGCTCAGGATACAATCTCAGGACTGCTTTTCCTTCTTTGTATTCGGATGATATCAGGGGCTGA
- a CDS encoding bile acid:sodium symporter family protein has translation MTESIDTLQLNLGTGGLMIMNVSLAVIMFGVALELTLDDFRNLVKHPKSTLVGVFSQFVLLPALTFLMVLFFKPHPSLALGMIMVAACPGGNISNFFSLLAKGNPALSVSMTAIATLLAIVMTPFNFTFWASLYEPTNAILREVSLDLFEVFKIIVLILGIPLILGMLFRHFKEKIAGMISPWIKGFGVIFFAGFVVVAFGMNYDNFLKYVHLVILIVFIHNAIALSSGYGIAKIFGLSRKDRKSIAIETGIQNSGLGLLLIFNFFEGLGGMALVTAWWGIWHILAGLCMGWYWSRGKAKLQSVISNA, from the coding sequence ATGACCGAATCTATAGATACGCTTCAGCTAAATCTTGGTACCGGCGGACTCATGATCATGAACGTCTCCCTGGCAGTGATCATGTTCGGTGTGGCACTGGAGCTTACACTGGACGATTTCAGAAATCTTGTAAAACACCCAAAGTCTACCCTGGTCGGTGTATTTTCTCAGTTTGTATTACTTCCTGCTCTAACCTTTCTGATGGTATTGTTTTTTAAACCTCATCCCAGTCTTGCATTGGGAATGATCATGGTAGCCGCCTGCCCCGGAGGTAATATTTCAAACTTTTTCTCCTTGCTGGCTAAAGGAAACCCGGCCCTTTCGGTAAGCATGACCGCTATTGCAACGCTGCTGGCAATTGTAATGACCCCTTTCAACTTTACCTTCTGGGCAAGTCTCTACGAACCTACGAACGCCATTCTGAGGGAAGTAAGCCTGGATCTGTTCGAAGTATTTAAGATCATCGTACTTATTCTGGGTATTCCCCTCATATTAGGTATGTTATTCCGGCATTTTAAGGAAAAAATTGCCGGAATGATCTCTCCCTGGATCAAAGGATTCGGCGTGATCTTCTTCGCTGGATTTGTGGTGGTGGCTTTTGGGATGAACTACGACAATTTCCTTAAATATGTTCACCTGGTAATACTGATCGTCTTTATTCACAATGCCATTGCCTTAAGCAGCGGGTATGGCATTGCGAAGATCTTTGGGCTGTCCAGAAAAGATCGAAAGTCTATTGCCATTGAAACCGGCATTCAAAATTCAGGACTTGGATTATTGCTTATCTTCAACTTTTTTGAAGGACTCGGTGGTATGGCGCTGGTAACAGCCTGGTGGGGTATCTGGCATATATTAGCAGGACTCTGTATGGGGTGGTACTGGTCCCGAGGTAAAGCTAAACTTCAAAGTGTAATAAGCAATGCTTAG
- a CDS encoding alpha/beta hydrolase family protein: MRSTKIEFEGSLGELLSARLDEPNTESRACMIFAHCFTCSKNLKVVGNITKTLAARGIATLRFDFTGLGESEGDFANTNFSSNVEDLIAAYNYMKEHHTPPAILTGHSLGGAAVLQAAHRMDSVKAVATIGAPSDPEHVKQNFALSIDQIESEGEAEVTLAGRSFKIKKQFLDDLEGTSMENYIHSLKRSLIIFHSPIDNTVGIDNAGEIFKSARHPKSFISLDQADHLLTNDKDSIYVGEVLASWAAKYI, from the coding sequence ATGAGATCCACTAAGATAGAATTTGAAGGAAGTCTTGGCGAATTACTCTCGGCCCGTCTTGATGAACCTAACACGGAAAGCAGAGCCTGTATGATCTTTGCCCACTGTTTTACTTGTTCCAAAAACCTGAAAGTAGTCGGTAATATCACCAAGACCTTAGCGGCCCGAGGTATAGCTACCCTCCGCTTTGATTTTACAGGATTAGGGGAAAGTGAGGGTGATTTTGCTAATACAAATTTCTCTTCAAACGTGGAGGATCTGATTGCAGCTTATAATTATATGAAAGAACATCATACTCCACCTGCGATCCTGACCGGACATTCTCTGGGGGGTGCGGCCGTATTGCAGGCTGCTCACCGTATGGATTCGGTGAAAGCCGTAGCTACTATCGGTGCTCCATCTGATCCTGAACATGTGAAACAAAACTTTGCCCTGAGTATTGATCAGATCGAAAGCGAAGGGGAAGCCGAGGTAACACTGGCAGGAAGATCATTCAAAATTAAGAAACAGTTCCTGGATGACCTGGAGGGCACTTCAATGGAAAATTATATTCATTCTTTAAAGCGTTCTCTTATTATCTTCCACTCGCCCATAGATAATACAGTGGGCATCGATAATGCCGGTGAAATTTTTAAATCAGCCAGACACCCTAAAAGTTTTATCTCTCTGGACCAGGCCGATCACCTACTTACAAACGACAAAGACAGTATTTATGTAGGTGAGGTACTTGCATCCTGGGCTGCAAAGTATATATGA
- a CDS encoding VOC family protein gives MSDNSHPFHLAFPVKDLEEAYAFYHDLLGCETGRSSDHWIDFNMWGHQVVAHLSPDEVGEAKANAVDGKEVPVRHFGVILEMDEWNDLADKLKAEGIEFVIEPYVRFKGEPGEQATMFFLDPSGNALEFKAFANKEQIFAK, from the coding sequence ATGAGTGATAATTCTCATCCTTTTCACCTCGCATTTCCTGTAAAAGACCTGGAAGAAGCCTATGCATTTTATCATGACCTGCTTGGTTGTGAAACCGGTCGTTCCAGTGACCATTGGATCGACTTCAATATGTGGGGGCATCAGGTGGTTGCGCATCTCAGTCCCGATGAAGTGGGTGAAGCCAAAGCCAATGCGGTTGACGGAAAAGAAGTACCTGTCCGTCATTTTGGGGTGATACTGGAAATGGATGAGTGGAATGATCTGGCTGATAAGCTAAAAGCCGAAGGTATTGAATTCGTGATCGAACCCTATGTGCGCTTTAAAGGAGAGCCGGGTGAGCAGGCAACGATGTTCTTCCTGGATCCAAGTGGAAACGCACTTGAGTTCAAAGCCTTTGCGAATAAAGAGCAGATATTCGCAAAATAG
- a CDS encoding aspartate kinase — MNSSIEIHVLKFGGTSMNDHQTWKKVLEIISEYEYPIVVVSATARTTRQLVQAGKLASSGDLEDALKISNEISVRHKAIVHSFLEENPSDRKDLIWESCIKKVDEKVHKLNKLLSYAAKEGALSPQMNDAIMSIGEQISSYLLAQCGLAAGLLTQHVDARKLIMTDNRYGNANPNLMLINQKCGSLETMMEDGFTPVIGGFYGESAEGNISTLGFEGSDYTASLIGAAVHAKTIEIWTDVSGVYTSDPRYIPDARPLEELSYFDATEMAYFGAKVLHPSTLKPAQERNIPVSVKNMFKPEEPGTRIIRDSKGDPEVLAMAFKPGITILTISAYETLMGYDFLTRVFEVLKKYRLPVDAVNTTEASVTIALSNSEILDRISNDFIEIGTVQIISDKGLISLIGCRISEAAEISKKVLNSLNGQSIDLISFSKEKRILNLVLDEDKLVESAQKIHEKIFNT; from the coding sequence ATGAATTCATCTATAGAAATCCACGTACTTAAATTCGGCGGAACTTCAATGAACGATCATCAGACCTGGAAAAAGGTGCTGGAGATCATATCTGAGTATGAGTATCCCATCGTCGTCGTTTCTGCAACAGCACGCACAACACGACAGCTGGTCCAGGCAGGGAAGCTTGCCTCATCAGGAGATCTGGAAGATGCGCTAAAGATCTCAAACGAGATATCGGTCCGCCACAAAGCCATCGTACATTCTTTTCTGGAAGAGAATCCAAGTGATCGCAAGGACCTGATCTGGGAAAGCTGCATCAAAAAAGTGGACGAAAAAGTTCATAAGCTGAATAAGTTGCTAAGCTATGCTGCAAAGGAAGGAGCACTAAGTCCCCAGATGAATGACGCTATAATGAGTATTGGTGAACAGATCTCATCCTACCTGCTGGCTCAATGCGGGCTGGCAGCCGGTCTTCTCACTCAGCATGTGGATGCACGGAAACTGATCATGACCGATAACCGGTATGGAAATGCAAATCCGAACCTGATGCTGATCAACCAGAAATGTGGTTCCCTGGAAACCATGATGGAAGATGGCTTTACCCCGGTGATCGGAGGATTCTATGGAGAATCAGCCGAAGGCAACATCTCAACCCTTGGATTTGAGGGGTCTGATTATACAGCCAGTCTGATCGGAGCGGCAGTACATGCTAAAACCATTGAGATCTGGACCGATGTTTCAGGTGTCTATACTTCTGATCCCCGGTATATTCCAGACGCGCGTCCACTGGAAGAACTCTCGTATTTTGACGCTACCGAGATGGCTTATTTTGGTGCGAAGGTATTGCATCCATCCACACTTAAACCGGCACAGGAGCGAAATATCCCGGTCAGCGTAAAAAATATGTTCAAGCCTGAAGAACCAGGGACCAGGATCATCCGGGATTCCAAGGGTGATCCTGAAGTACTGGCAATGGCCTTCAAACCCGGCATCACTATCCTGACAATCTCAGCCTACGAGACCCTGATGGGCTACGACTTTCTGACCCGGGTGTTCGAAGTACTCAAAAAGTACCGGCTGCCGGTGGATGCCGTTAACACGACGGAAGCATCCGTCACCATTGCACTCAGTAATTCAGAAATACTGGACCGAATCTCCAATGACTTCATCGAGATCGGTACCGTACAGATCATCAGTGACAAAGGACTCATCAGTCTGATTGGCTGCCGCATCAGCGAAGCTGCAGAGATCTCCAAAAAAGTATTGAACAGTCTGAACGGACAGAGCATTGACCTGATCTCATTCAGTAAAGAAAAGAGGATCCTGAACCTGGTCCTTGATGAAGACAAGCTGGTTGAAAGTGCGCAGAAGATACATGAGAAAATCTTCAATACTTAA
- a CDS encoding ABC-F family ATP-binding cassette domain-containing protein: MLALEQITLHLGDRELLDGVSAVINPGERIGLVGPNGAGKSTLLKIIMGLQEKDGGNIQLSGEETLGYLPQDGVDPDYELSVIEEVETAFAELFELEQKVKKVQLALADTDPESGEHDRLMEEYGRLQTRLETSGLYSLRASVEKILMGLGFSEEDFDRPTTEFSGGWLMRIALAKLLLKEPTYLLLDEPTNHLDIESLRWMENFLNDYKGAVVVVSHDRAFLDTITNRTLTLRNGEISDYAGNYSFYERKWEEEKELLLNAKKNQEKQIKETEEFIERFRYKATKARQVQSRIKQLEKLERIELEDEMSTVSFRFPEPERSGQVVMRLEDIHKSYGDHPVFEGIDLEIERGDKIAVVGPNGAGKSTLIRILADLEPVQKGKRNEGHKVTTSYFAQHQAEELDPRNDALEAMHEAGSGAAESKLRTILGCFLFQGDDVYKKVKVLSGGEKSRLALAKMLLSPANFLIFDEPTNHLDMSSKNILQQALQQYEGTCVIVSHDRAFLDPIVNKVLEVQPGKVRYYLGNVSYYLSKKEEERQEEVSSPEKNITSPNGEQKLSRKEERRLEAERRNAFNRRTKPIRKKMEDLEAGIADKENRKEEIESLMAKTDFYDDNEQVKKVSMEYEEIKHELTDLYSQWEEYAQRLETIEQEMEL; the protein is encoded by the coding sequence CTGCTCGCACTCGAACAAATAACACTGCACCTCGGCGACCGTGAACTACTGGACGGCGTTTCTGCTGTAATCAACCCGGGAGAACGGATCGGTCTGGTAGGTCCTAACGGAGCCGGGAAGTCTACCCTGCTCAAGATCATTATGGGATTGCAGGAAAAAGATGGTGGAAATATTCAGCTCTCCGGTGAAGAAACCCTAGGTTATTTACCTCAGGATGGAGTAGATCCGGATTATGAACTGTCTGTCATCGAAGAAGTGGAAACCGCCTTTGCTGAGTTATTTGAGCTGGAGCAGAAAGTGAAAAAAGTGCAGTTAGCTCTGGCTGATACCGATCCGGAGTCCGGCGAACACGACCGTTTGATGGAAGAATATGGCCGGCTGCAGACCCGTCTCGAGACTTCCGGGCTCTATTCGCTACGCGCTTCGGTTGAAAAAATACTGATGGGACTGGGTTTTTCTGAAGAGGATTTTGACCGGCCGACCACCGAATTTTCAGGAGGCTGGCTGATGCGTATCGCTCTGGCTAAACTCCTGCTTAAAGAACCTACCTACCTCCTGCTTGATGAGCCTACCAATCACCTGGATATTGAATCGCTCCGATGGATGGAGAATTTTCTGAATGACTATAAAGGAGCTGTGGTCGTGGTCTCGCATGATAGAGCCTTCCTGGATACCATCACCAACCGTACCCTGACCCTTCGAAACGGTGAGATCAGTGATTATGCAGGTAATTATTCTTTCTATGAGCGCAAATGGGAAGAGGAAAAAGAACTGCTTCTGAATGCCAAAAAGAATCAGGAAAAGCAGATCAAAGAAACGGAAGAATTTATCGAACGCTTCCGGTATAAAGCTACCAAAGCCCGGCAGGTGCAGAGCCGTATCAAACAGCTGGAAAAGCTGGAACGCATAGAACTGGAAGACGAGATGTCCACGGTTTCCTTTCGTTTTCCAGAACCTGAGCGAAGCGGACAAGTGGTCATGAGGCTGGAGGATATCCACAAAAGCTATGGAGATCACCCGGTATTTGAAGGTATTGATCTGGAGATCGAACGAGGAGATAAGATCGCGGTAGTAGGACCCAACGGAGCCGGTAAATCAACCCTGATCCGAATCCTGGCTGATCTGGAGCCCGTTCAGAAGGGTAAAAGGAATGAAGGACATAAAGTCACCACCAGTTATTTTGCCCAGCATCAGGCCGAAGAGCTGGATCCCAGAAATGATGCCCTTGAGGCTATGCATGAGGCAGGATCCGGTGCTGCAGAAAGTAAGCTGCGCACCATATTGGGTTGCTTTCTTTTTCAGGGAGACGATGTCTATAAAAAGGTAAAAGTATTATCGGGCGGAGAAAAAAGCCGGCTAGCCCTGGCAAAGATGCTCCTCTCACCTGCTAATTTCTTGATCTTTGATGAGCCTACCAATCACCTGGATATGAGCTCCAAGAATATCCTGCAGCAGGCGCTTCAGCAGTATGAGGGTACCTGTGTGATCGTATCTCACGACCGTGCCTTTCTGGATCCTATCGTGAATAAAGTACTGGAGGTTCAGCCCGGAAAAGTTCGATATTACCTGGGTAATGTATCCTATTATCTTTCCAAAAAAGAAGAGGAACGGCAGGAGGAAGTTTCAAGTCCTGAAAAAAATATTACCTCCCCAAACGGCGAACAGAAACTATCCCGAAAAGAAGAACGAAGACTGGAGGCAGAGAGGAGGAATGCCTTTAACCGCAGAACCAAGCCGATCCGCAAAAAAATGGAAGACCTTGAAGCAGGGATCGCAGATAAGGAGAATCGGAAAGAAGAGATCGAATCACTGATGGCAAAAACTGATTTCTACGATGATAACGAGCAGGTCAAAAAAGTATCAATGGAATATGAGGAGATCAAACACGAACTGACTGACCTCTATTCTCAATGGGAAGAATACGCACAAAGACTTGAAACAATTGAACAAGAGATGGAATTATGA